A genome region from Bacillaceae bacterium IKA-2 includes the following:
- the galU gene encoding UTP--glucose-1-phosphate uridylyltransferase GalU: MGKKIRKAIIPAAGFGTRFLPATKSQPKEMLPLINKPTIQYIVEEAIASGIEHILIITGRNKRSIEDHFDHSIELENMLKSRGKWAQYKEVVTIAKMADIHFIRQKEQLGLGNAVYCARCFVGDEPFAVLLGDDVIHHPAKPALRQMIEQYEQYGKSIVGVQAVAKQEVSKYGIISGNKLDDHVYDLNDLVEKPSIELAPSNMAIVGRYIIHPDIFEILEKTKPGSGGEIQLTDALKTLCRTHGMQASILEGKRFDIGDVWGYIEATLSLAMEKDELKGKLNNFCAKNFHV; this comes from the coding sequence ATGGGGAAAAAGATTAGAAAAGCAATTATTCCTGCTGCTGGTTTTGGAACACGATTTTTACCGGCTACCAAATCACAGCCTAAAGAAATGCTTCCGTTAATTAACAAACCGACAATTCAATATATTGTTGAAGAAGCAATTGCGTCAGGAATTGAACATATTTTAATTATAACTGGGCGAAATAAACGATCCATTGAGGATCATTTCGATCATAGTATTGAGTTGGAGAATATGCTTAAAAGTCGTGGCAAGTGGGCTCAATATAAGGAAGTAGTAACTATCGCAAAAATGGCAGATATTCATTTTATTCGACAAAAAGAACAACTAGGTCTAGGTAATGCTGTTTACTGTGCCCGCTGCTTTGTTGGAGATGAACCGTTTGCGGTTTTATTAGGCGACGATGTTATTCATCATCCAGCAAAACCAGCACTTCGCCAAATGATTGAGCAATATGAACAATATGGAAAAAGTATTGTTGGTGTTCAAGCAGTTGCGAAGCAAGAAGTGTCTAAGTATGGGATTATTTCTGGTAACAAACTCGACGATCATGTTTATGATTTAAATGATTTAGTTGAAAAGCCTAGTATAGAGCTTGCTCCATCAAATATGGCGATTGTCGGGCGTTATATCATTCACCCTGATATATTTGAGATTTTAGAAAAAACCAAGCCTGGAAGTGGTGGAGAAATTCAATTAACTGATGCGCTTAAAACGCTTTGTCGTACGCACGGTATGCAAGCTAGTATATTGGAAGGTAAGCGTTTTGATATCGGGGACGTATGGGGTTACATTGAAGCGACATTATCTCTAGCGATGGAAAAAGATGAATTAAAGGGAAAGTTAAACAATTTTTGTGCAAAAAATTTTCATGTGTAA